The Zonotrichia leucophrys gambelii isolate GWCS_2022_RI chromosome 23, RI_Zleu_2.0, whole genome shotgun sequence genome includes a region encoding these proteins:
- the SYNC gene encoding syncoilin isoform X1 has translation MCSAEPAALGSRGGRDLMAQPEPPPELQLDEARAPPAPQGAAEGAAPHPERAHSPLDPAGNGSKPLHGGSPDSRPVSRDPSLEINTAGAQLDEGAAGAGIPLDVDGDGTGIPLDMDADGVEVPLDVHGGGTGIPVDQDTAGILDVDEGGTGIPLAMDEGGTGIPLDEDTSGFLLDVDEGGTGIPVDKDTSGILDVDEGGTGIPLAMDEGGTGIPLDEDTSGFLLDVDEGGTGIPLAMDEGGTGIPLAMDEGGTGIPLAMDTDRAGIPDHADGAGIPLAMDTEGAGGPLDANTPEQRCLSLEELGNYFQECIEVVEQLERERDRLIAELAQLREPALQEIRHAHEEIQAACRLLAKVELERDNLRDEIRQIKQKLFKVTKECVACQYQLESRRHDLSQHAAYQGELQSQAGQLSGELSQLKESCEKEKEVLRQRLEAPPCRQDNLYLQESRRLSLEFESFVAQSRRGLEEHYEPQLLRLLERREAGAKALQEMQGEIQGMKEALRPLQGEVSRLRMQNRSLEEQIVLVKQKRDEEVGQYREQVEELEDRLKELKNGVQLQQRKNQELEELRTSLHRELSIYKSCLEIYGHLCKPEEKAEQDS, from the exons ggACCTGATGGCACAGCCCGAGCcccctccagagctgcagctggatgaagccagagcacccccagccccacagggagcagctgaaggagctgctccacacCCAGAACGTGCTCACAGCCCGTTGGATCCGGCAGGGAACGGATCCAAACCCCTGCACGGGGGCAGCCCAgactccaggcctgtcagcagAGATCCCTCCTTGGAGATAAacacagcaggagctcagctggaTGAGGGGGCAGCCGGGGCTGGGATCCCGCTGGACGTGGATGGAGATGGGACAGGAATCCCACTGGACATGGATGCAGACGGGGTAGAAGTTCCACTGGACGTGCATGGAGGTGGGACAGGGATCCCAGTGGACCAGGACACAGCAGGAATTCTGGATGTGGATGAAGGTGGGACTGGGATCCCACTGGCCATGGATGAAGGTGGGACAGGAATCCCACTGGATGAGGATACATCAGGATTTCTGCTGGACGTGGATGAAGGCGGGACAGGAATCCCAGTGGACAAGGATACATCAGGAATTCTGGATGTGGATGAAGGTGGTACTGGGATCCCACTGGCCATGGATGAAGGTGGGACAGGGATCCCACTGGATGAGGACACATCAGGATTTCTGCTGGATGTGGATGAAGGTGGGACAGGGATCCCACTGGCCATGGATGAAG GTGGGACAGGGATCCCACTGGCCATGGATGAAGGTGGGACAGGGATCCCACTGGCCATGGACACGGACAGAGCAGGGATCCCAGACCATGCAGATGGGGCAGGAATCCCGCTGGCCATGGACACAGAGGGAGCAGGCGGCCCTTTGGATGCCAACACCCCAGAGCAGCGGTGCCTGAGCCTGGAAGAGCTGGGCAATTACTTCCAGGAGTGCATCGAGgtggtggagcagctggagcgCGAGCGGGACAGGCTGATCGCGGAGCTGGCGCAGCTGCGCGAGCCGGCGCTGCAGGAGATCCGCCATGCCCACGAGGAGATCCAGGCCGcctgcaggctgctggccaaggtggagctggagagggacaacCTGCGCGACGAGATCCGCCAGATCAAGCAGAAGCTCTTCAAGGTGACCAAGGAGTGCGTGGCCTGCCAGTaccagctggagagcaggaggcacGACCTCTCGCAGCACGCCGCCTACCAGGGcgagctgcagagccaggcgGGGCAGCTCTCGGgggagctgtcccagctcaAGGAGAGCTgcgagaaggagaaggaagttCTGAGGCAGCGCCTGGAGGCTCCTCCGTGCCGCCAGGACAACCTGTACCTGCAGGAGAGCCGCAGGTTGTCGCTGGAATTCGAGAGTTTTGTGGCCCAGAGCCGGCGGGGGCTGGAGGAGCACTACGAGCCGCAGCTGCTGCGGCTGCTGGAGCGGCGTGAGGCCGGGGCCAAGGCTCTGCAGGAGATGCAGGGGGAGATCCAGGGCATGAAGGAAGCCCTGAGGCCCCTGCAGGGCGAGGTCAGCCGGCTGAGGATGCAGAACcgcagcctggaggagcagatcGTGCTGGTCAAGCAGAAAAGGGATGAGGAGGTCGGGCAGTACCGG gagcaggtggaggagctggaggacagGCTGAAGGAGCTCAAGAACGGGGTGCAGCTCCAGCAACGCAAgaaccaggagctggaggagctcaggACCAGCCTCCATCGGGAGCTCTCCATCTACAA GAGCTGCTTAGAAATCTACGGGCACCTCTGCAAACCGgaggaaaaagcagagcaggactcTTAG
- the RBBP4 gene encoding histone-binding protein RBBP4 isoform X2: MADKEAFDDAVEERVINEEYKIWKKNTPFLYDLVMTHALEWPSLTAQWLPDVTRPEGKDFSIHRLVLGTHTSDEQNHLVIASVQLPNDDAQFDASHYDSEKGEFGGFGSVSGKIEIEIKINHEGEVNRARYMPQNPCIIATKTPSSDVLVFDYTKHPSKPDPSGECNPDLRLRGHQKEGYGLSWNPNLSGHLLSASDDHTICLWDISAVPKEGKVVDAKTIFTGHTAVVEDVSWHLLHESLFGSVADDQKLMIWDTRSNNTSKPSHSVDAHTAEVNCLSFNPYSEFILATGSADKTVALWDLRNLKLKLHSFESHKDEIFQVQWSPHNETILASSGTDRRLNVWDLSKIGEEQSPEDAEDGPPELLFIHGGHTAKISDFSWNPNEPWVICSVSEDNIMQVWQMAENIYNDEDPEGSVDPEGQGS, from the exons CCTTTGATGACGCCGTGGAGGAGCGTGTGATCAACGAGGAGTACAAGATATGGAAGAAGAACACTCCTTTCCTGTATGACCTGGTGATGACCCATGCCCTGGAGTGGCCCAGCCTGACTGCTCAGTGGCTTCCTGATGTCACAAG ACCTGAAGGCAAAGATTTCAGCATCCACAGGTTGGTGCTGGGCACCCACACCTCAGATGAGCAGAACCACCTGGTGATTGCCAGTGTGCAGCTGCCCAACGACGATGCCCAGTTTGATGCTTCCCACTATGACAGTGAGAAAGGAG AGTTTGGAGGCTTTGGCTCAGTGAGTGGAAAAATTGAGATTGAAATCAAGATCAACCACGAGGGAGAGGTGAACAGAGCCCGTTACATGCCCCAGAACCCCTGCATCATTGCCACCAAGACTCCCTCCAGTGATGTGCTGGTCTTTGATTACACCAAACACCCCTCCAAGCCAG ATCCATCTGGGGAGTGCAACCCCGACCTGCGGCTGCGCGGGCACCAGAAGGAGGGGTACGGGCTCTCCTGGAACCCCAACCTGAGCGGGCACCTGCTCAGTGCCTCCGATGACCAC aCCATTTGCCTGTGGGACATCAGTGCTGTTCCCAAGGAAGGCAAGGTGGTGGATGCCAAGACCATTTTCACGGGACACACGGCCGTGGTGGAAGATGTGTCCTGGCACCTCCTGCACGAATCCCTCTTTGGATCTGTTGCTGATGACCAGAAACTCATGAT CTGGGACACCAGGTCCAACAACACATCCAAGCCCAGCCATTCCGTGGATGCTCACACAGCTGAGGTGAATTGCCTCTCCTTCAACCCCTACAGTGAGTTTATCCTGGCCACAGGATCAGCTGATAAg acTGTTGCTCTGTGGGACTTGAGGAACCTTAAACTGAAGCTGCACTCCTTTGAATCACATaaagatgaaatatttcag GTTCAGTGGTCTCCCCATAATGAAACCATCCTGGCCTCCAGTGGCACAGACCGCAGGCTAAACGTGTGGGACTTGAG TAAAATTGGAGAGGAGCAATCccctgaggatgctgaggatgGGCCCCCAGAGCTCTTG TTTATCCATGGTGGTCACACTGCAAAGATCTCGGATTTCTCCTGGAATCCCAACGAGCCCTGGGTCATTTGTTCTGTATCAGAAGATAATATCATGCAAGTCTGGCAAATG GCAGAGAACATCTACAACGATGAAGATCCCGAAGGAAGCGTGGATCCAGAAGGTCAAGGATCCTAA
- the RBBP4 gene encoding histone-binding protein RBBP4 isoform X1 yields the protein MADKEAAFDDAVEERVINEEYKIWKKNTPFLYDLVMTHALEWPSLTAQWLPDVTRPEGKDFSIHRLVLGTHTSDEQNHLVIASVQLPNDDAQFDASHYDSEKGEFGGFGSVSGKIEIEIKINHEGEVNRARYMPQNPCIIATKTPSSDVLVFDYTKHPSKPDPSGECNPDLRLRGHQKEGYGLSWNPNLSGHLLSASDDHTICLWDISAVPKEGKVVDAKTIFTGHTAVVEDVSWHLLHESLFGSVADDQKLMIWDTRSNNTSKPSHSVDAHTAEVNCLSFNPYSEFILATGSADKTVALWDLRNLKLKLHSFESHKDEIFQVQWSPHNETILASSGTDRRLNVWDLSKIGEEQSPEDAEDGPPELLFIHGGHTAKISDFSWNPNEPWVICSVSEDNIMQVWQMAENIYNDEDPEGSVDPEGQGS from the exons CAGCCTTTGATGACGCCGTGGAGGAGCGTGTGATCAACGAGGAGTACAAGATATGGAAGAAGAACACTCCTTTCCTGTATGACCTGGTGATGACCCATGCCCTGGAGTGGCCCAGCCTGACTGCTCAGTGGCTTCCTGATGTCACAAG ACCTGAAGGCAAAGATTTCAGCATCCACAGGTTGGTGCTGGGCACCCACACCTCAGATGAGCAGAACCACCTGGTGATTGCCAGTGTGCAGCTGCCCAACGACGATGCCCAGTTTGATGCTTCCCACTATGACAGTGAGAAAGGAG AGTTTGGAGGCTTTGGCTCAGTGAGTGGAAAAATTGAGATTGAAATCAAGATCAACCACGAGGGAGAGGTGAACAGAGCCCGTTACATGCCCCAGAACCCCTGCATCATTGCCACCAAGACTCCCTCCAGTGATGTGCTGGTCTTTGATTACACCAAACACCCCTCCAAGCCAG ATCCATCTGGGGAGTGCAACCCCGACCTGCGGCTGCGCGGGCACCAGAAGGAGGGGTACGGGCTCTCCTGGAACCCCAACCTGAGCGGGCACCTGCTCAGTGCCTCCGATGACCAC aCCATTTGCCTGTGGGACATCAGTGCTGTTCCCAAGGAAGGCAAGGTGGTGGATGCCAAGACCATTTTCACGGGACACACGGCCGTGGTGGAAGATGTGTCCTGGCACCTCCTGCACGAATCCCTCTTTGGATCTGTTGCTGATGACCAGAAACTCATGAT CTGGGACACCAGGTCCAACAACACATCCAAGCCCAGCCATTCCGTGGATGCTCACACAGCTGAGGTGAATTGCCTCTCCTTCAACCCCTACAGTGAGTTTATCCTGGCCACAGGATCAGCTGATAAg acTGTTGCTCTGTGGGACTTGAGGAACCTTAAACTGAAGCTGCACTCCTTTGAATCACATaaagatgaaatatttcag GTTCAGTGGTCTCCCCATAATGAAACCATCCTGGCCTCCAGTGGCACAGACCGCAGGCTAAACGTGTGGGACTTGAG TAAAATTGGAGAGGAGCAATCccctgaggatgctgaggatgGGCCCCCAGAGCTCTTG TTTATCCATGGTGGTCACACTGCAAAGATCTCGGATTTCTCCTGGAATCCCAACGAGCCCTGGGTCATTTGTTCTGTATCAGAAGATAATATCATGCAAGTCTGGCAAATG GCAGAGAACATCTACAACGATGAAGATCCCGAAGGAAGCGTGGATCCAGAAGGTCAAGGATCCTAA
- the SYNC gene encoding syncoilin isoform X3: MCSAEPAALGSRGGRDLMAQPEPPPELQLDEARAPPAPQGAAEGAAPHPERAHSPLDPAGNGSKPLHGGSPDSRPVSRDPSLEINTAGAQLDEGAAGAGIPLDVDGDGTGIPLDMDADGVEVPLDVHGGGTGIPVDQDTAGILDVDEGGTGIPLAMDEGGTGIPLDEDTSGFLLDVDEGGTGIPVDKDTSGILDVDEGGTGIPLDEDTSGFLLDVDEGGTGIPLAMDEGGTGIPLAMDEGGTGIPLAMDTDRAGIPDHADGAGIPLAMDTEGAGGPLDANTPEQRCLSLEELGNYFQECIEVVEQLERERDRLIAELAQLREPALQEIRHAHEEIQAACRLLAKVELERDNLRDEIRQIKQKLFKVTKECVACQYQLESRRHDLSQHAAYQGELQSQAGQLSGELSQLKESCEKEKEVLRQRLEAPPCRQDNLYLQESRRLSLEFESFVAQSRRGLEEHYEPQLLRLLERREAGAKALQEMQGEIQGMKEALRPLQGEVSRLRMQNRSLEEQIVLVKQKRDEEVGQYREQVEELEDRLKELKNGVQLQQRKNQELEELRTSLHRELSIYKSCLEIYGHLCKPEEKAEQDS; this comes from the exons ggACCTGATGGCACAGCCCGAGCcccctccagagctgcagctggatgaagccagagcacccccagccccacagggagcagctgaaggagctgctccacacCCAGAACGTGCTCACAGCCCGTTGGATCCGGCAGGGAACGGATCCAAACCCCTGCACGGGGGCAGCCCAgactccaggcctgtcagcagAGATCCCTCCTTGGAGATAAacacagcaggagctcagctggaTGAGGGGGCAGCCGGGGCTGGGATCCCGCTGGACGTGGATGGAGATGGGACAGGAATCCCACTGGACATGGATGCAGACGGGGTAGAAGTTCCACTGGACGTGCATGGAGGTGGGACAGGGATCCCAGTGGACCAGGACACAGCAGGAATTCTGGATGTGGATGAAGGTGGGACTGGGATCCCACTGGCCATGGATGAAGGTGGGACAGGAATCCCACTGGATGAGGATACATCAGGATTTCTGCTGGACGTGGATGAAGGCGGGACAGGAATCCCAGTGGACAAGGATACATCAGGAATTCTGGATGTGGATGAAG GTGGGACAGGGATCCCACTGGATGAGGACACATCAGGATTTCTGCTGGATGTGGATGAAGGTGGGACAGGGATCCCACTGGCCATGGATGAAG GTGGGACAGGGATCCCACTGGCCATGGATGAAGGTGGGACAGGGATCCCACTGGCCATGGACACGGACAGAGCAGGGATCCCAGACCATGCAGATGGGGCAGGAATCCCGCTGGCCATGGACACAGAGGGAGCAGGCGGCCCTTTGGATGCCAACACCCCAGAGCAGCGGTGCCTGAGCCTGGAAGAGCTGGGCAATTACTTCCAGGAGTGCATCGAGgtggtggagcagctggagcgCGAGCGGGACAGGCTGATCGCGGAGCTGGCGCAGCTGCGCGAGCCGGCGCTGCAGGAGATCCGCCATGCCCACGAGGAGATCCAGGCCGcctgcaggctgctggccaaggtggagctggagagggacaacCTGCGCGACGAGATCCGCCAGATCAAGCAGAAGCTCTTCAAGGTGACCAAGGAGTGCGTGGCCTGCCAGTaccagctggagagcaggaggcacGACCTCTCGCAGCACGCCGCCTACCAGGGcgagctgcagagccaggcgGGGCAGCTCTCGGgggagctgtcccagctcaAGGAGAGCTgcgagaaggagaaggaagttCTGAGGCAGCGCCTGGAGGCTCCTCCGTGCCGCCAGGACAACCTGTACCTGCAGGAGAGCCGCAGGTTGTCGCTGGAATTCGAGAGTTTTGTGGCCCAGAGCCGGCGGGGGCTGGAGGAGCACTACGAGCCGCAGCTGCTGCGGCTGCTGGAGCGGCGTGAGGCCGGGGCCAAGGCTCTGCAGGAGATGCAGGGGGAGATCCAGGGCATGAAGGAAGCCCTGAGGCCCCTGCAGGGCGAGGTCAGCCGGCTGAGGATGCAGAACcgcagcctggaggagcagatcGTGCTGGTCAAGCAGAAAAGGGATGAGGAGGTCGGGCAGTACCGG gagcaggtggaggagctggaggacagGCTGAAGGAGCTCAAGAACGGGGTGCAGCTCCAGCAACGCAAgaaccaggagctggaggagctcaggACCAGCCTCCATCGGGAGCTCTCCATCTACAA GAGCTGCTTAGAAATCTACGGGCACCTCTGCAAACCGgaggaaaaagcagagcaggactcTTAG
- the SYNC gene encoding syncoilin isoform X2: MCSAEPAALGSRGGRDLMAQPEPPPELQLDEARAPPAPQGAAEGAAPHPERAHSPLDPAGNGSKPLHGGSPDSRPVSRDPSLEINTAGAQLDEGAAGAGIPLDVDGDGTGIPLDMDADGVEVPLDVHGGGTGIPVDQDTAGILDVDEGGTGIPLAMDEGGTGIPLDEDTSGFLLDVDEGGTGIPVDKDTSGILDVDEGGTGIPLAMDEGGTGIPLDEDTSGFLLDVDEGGTGIPLAMDEGGTGIPLAMDTDRAGIPDHADGAGIPLAMDTEGAGGPLDANTPEQRCLSLEELGNYFQECIEVVEQLERERDRLIAELAQLREPALQEIRHAHEEIQAACRLLAKVELERDNLRDEIRQIKQKLFKVTKECVACQYQLESRRHDLSQHAAYQGELQSQAGQLSGELSQLKESCEKEKEVLRQRLEAPPCRQDNLYLQESRRLSLEFESFVAQSRRGLEEHYEPQLLRLLERREAGAKALQEMQGEIQGMKEALRPLQGEVSRLRMQNRSLEEQIVLVKQKRDEEVGQYREQVEELEDRLKELKNGVQLQQRKNQELEELRTSLHRELSIYKSCLEIYGHLCKPEEKAEQDS, translated from the exons ggACCTGATGGCACAGCCCGAGCcccctccagagctgcagctggatgaagccagagcacccccagccccacagggagcagctgaaggagctgctccacacCCAGAACGTGCTCACAGCCCGTTGGATCCGGCAGGGAACGGATCCAAACCCCTGCACGGGGGCAGCCCAgactccaggcctgtcagcagAGATCCCTCCTTGGAGATAAacacagcaggagctcagctggaTGAGGGGGCAGCCGGGGCTGGGATCCCGCTGGACGTGGATGGAGATGGGACAGGAATCCCACTGGACATGGATGCAGACGGGGTAGAAGTTCCACTGGACGTGCATGGAGGTGGGACAGGGATCCCAGTGGACCAGGACACAGCAGGAATTCTGGATGTGGATGAAGGTGGGACTGGGATCCCACTGGCCATGGATGAAGGTGGGACAGGAATCCCACTGGATGAGGATACATCAGGATTTCTGCTGGACGTGGATGAAGGCGGGACAGGAATCCCAGTGGACAAGGATACATCAGGAATTCTGGATGTGGATGAAGGTGGTACTGGGATCCCACTGGCCATGGATGAAGGTGGGACAGGGATCCCACTGGATGAGGACACATCAGGATTTCTGCTGGATGTGGATGAAG GTGGGACAGGGATCCCACTGGCCATGGATGAAGGTGGGACAGGGATCCCACTGGCCATGGACACGGACAGAGCAGGGATCCCAGACCATGCAGATGGGGCAGGAATCCCGCTGGCCATGGACACAGAGGGAGCAGGCGGCCCTTTGGATGCCAACACCCCAGAGCAGCGGTGCCTGAGCCTGGAAGAGCTGGGCAATTACTTCCAGGAGTGCATCGAGgtggtggagcagctggagcgCGAGCGGGACAGGCTGATCGCGGAGCTGGCGCAGCTGCGCGAGCCGGCGCTGCAGGAGATCCGCCATGCCCACGAGGAGATCCAGGCCGcctgcaggctgctggccaaggtggagctggagagggacaacCTGCGCGACGAGATCCGCCAGATCAAGCAGAAGCTCTTCAAGGTGACCAAGGAGTGCGTGGCCTGCCAGTaccagctggagagcaggaggcacGACCTCTCGCAGCACGCCGCCTACCAGGGcgagctgcagagccaggcgGGGCAGCTCTCGGgggagctgtcccagctcaAGGAGAGCTgcgagaaggagaaggaagttCTGAGGCAGCGCCTGGAGGCTCCTCCGTGCCGCCAGGACAACCTGTACCTGCAGGAGAGCCGCAGGTTGTCGCTGGAATTCGAGAGTTTTGTGGCCCAGAGCCGGCGGGGGCTGGAGGAGCACTACGAGCCGCAGCTGCTGCGGCTGCTGGAGCGGCGTGAGGCCGGGGCCAAGGCTCTGCAGGAGATGCAGGGGGAGATCCAGGGCATGAAGGAAGCCCTGAGGCCCCTGCAGGGCGAGGTCAGCCGGCTGAGGATGCAGAACcgcagcctggaggagcagatcGTGCTGGTCAAGCAGAAAAGGGATGAGGAGGTCGGGCAGTACCGG gagcaggtggaggagctggaggacagGCTGAAGGAGCTCAAGAACGGGGTGCAGCTCCAGCAACGCAAgaaccaggagctggaggagctcaggACCAGCCTCCATCGGGAGCTCTCCATCTACAA GAGCTGCTTAGAAATCTACGGGCACCTCTGCAAACCGgaggaaaaagcagagcaggactcTTAG